From one Triticum urartu cultivar G1812 chromosome 3, Tu2.1, whole genome shotgun sequence genomic stretch:
- the LOC125543816 gene encoding uncharacterized protein LOC125543816 isoform X1: MALAVPPRCRGGRTAAVRSLQWSTRFVVRAWNCCICFLRRKSTLSETATYYRSSQAMDHRQPGSCHQGAKPPTMLPPHWWMVLLVCPMVAMLRLRRGWVCLVFSLMVATPRHGLLRLIMSLMVAMVTCVCVDVLALFEHSDVVECYHQKKRINTSAGAYLFGFWDLMHMYHGWCWISNWWCWGSLQQQSL; encoded by the exons ATGGCCCTAGCCGTGCCCCCACGCTGCCGAGGAGGACGCACTGCGGCAGTGCGCTCGCTGCAATGGTCAACAAG ATTTGTAGTGCGCGCATGGAATTGTTGTATATGCTTCTTAAGGAG GAAATCCACATTGTCTGAAACTGCAACTTATTATAGAAGCTCACAAGCTATGGATCATCGTCAGCCGGGTAGTTGTCATCAGGGTGCCAAGCCGCCAACCATGCTG CCGCCGCATTGGTGGATGGTTCTGCTGGTGTGTCCCATGGTGGCGATGTTGAGGCTAAGGCGTGGGTGGGTGTGCCTGGTCTTTTCGCTCATGGTGGCTACGCCGAGGCACGGGTTGTTGCGCCTGATCATGTCGCTCATGGTGGCGATGGTgacgtgtgtgtgtgtggatgtGCTTGCTCTTTTCGAGCATAGTGACGTCGTTGAGTGTTACCACCAAAAGAAAAGGATTAATACCTCTGCAGGTGCTTATCTATTTGGGTTTTGGGATTTGATGCATATGTACCATGG ATGGTGTTGGATCTCCAATTGGTGGTGTTGGGGCAGCctacaacaacaaagcctttag
- the LOC125543816 gene encoding uncharacterized protein LOC125543816 isoform X2, translating to MALAVPPRCRGGRTAAVRSLQWSTRFVVRAWNCCICFLRRKSTLSETATYYRSSQAMDHRQPGSCHQGAKPPTMLPPHWWMVLLVCPMVAMLRLRRGWVCLVFSLMVATPRHGLLRLIMSLMVAMVTCVCVDVLALFEHSDVVECYHQKKRINTSAGAYLFGFWDLMHMYHGL from the exons ATGGCCCTAGCCGTGCCCCCACGCTGCCGAGGAGGACGCACTGCGGCAGTGCGCTCGCTGCAATGGTCAACAAG ATTTGTAGTGCGCGCATGGAATTGTTGTATATGCTTCTTAAGGAG GAAATCCACATTGTCTGAAACTGCAACTTATTATAGAAGCTCACAAGCTATGGATCATCGTCAGCCGGGTAGTTGTCATCAGGGTGCCAAGCCGCCAACCATGCTG CCGCCGCATTGGTGGATGGTTCTGCTGGTGTGTCCCATGGTGGCGATGTTGAGGCTAAGGCGTGGGTGGGTGTGCCTGGTCTTTTCGCTCATGGTGGCTACGCCGAGGCACGGGTTGTTGCGCCTGATCATGTCGCTCATGGTGGCGATGGTgacgtgtgtgtgtgtggatgtGCTTGCTCTTTTCGAGCATAGTGACGTCGTTGAGTGTTACCACCAAAAGAAAAGGATTAATACCTCTGCAGGTGCTTATCTATTTGGGTTTTGGGATTTGATGCATATGTACCATGG ATTATAA